The window CCACGGCGGCGCCGTCCGCCACGAGCCGCGGCCCCGCGCTCAGGCTGAACCGCGTGCGCAGCGGCTCGCCGTCCTGCACCGCCGCGTACGCGATGCGCTGTCCGGGGCGGAACTTCCAGCCGAGCACGTCCACCTCTCGGCCCTCGAGCGCCAGCACAAACCCGTTCGGCGGAATCGCCACGTCCGCGTCGCGGGCAATCGAGACGATCCGGCCCCCGAGCGCCGTGATCGCCAGATCGGCCGCAAATCCGAGGGCCGGGCCGCGGTCGGGCGTGTAGATGTAGGCGCCGGTGGCCGAAGTCGGCGTCTGGTTGAGGTTGTACGCGTACCAGTTGTCGGGATACGCGTCGTTCCCGTCGAGGGACCCGCGGATCTGCAGGCGGTCGGGCACCAGCCGGACGCGTCCGTCGTCGAACACGTCGAGGCGCGTTCCGAAGTCACCCAGATGGACGAGCCGGCCGTCGATCACGAGGGTCCCGTACGGCTCGCGCGTCTCCCCCGCGTAGGCGGCAAAGAAGGTCCCGTTGATGGCGCAGGCCGCGCCCGAGGACCGGGCGATCGACGCCAGCCACGCGTTGTCGCCGACCCGGGTGCCGGCCAACGCGACGCCCAGGCGGTAGCGCGACAGCGGCGCCCGCACAACGATCGCGGAGACGAGGCGGCCACCCGCGCTCACCGTCACGCGCTCGTACTCCCTCGAGTAGGCGGGTGCGCAGAGCAGCGCCGTCGCGAGAGTCAAAGCGGCGATGAGTGCGATACGTTGGACGAACCGGCGATGCGGCGCGGACATCCCGGACCGACGCGCGGCCGGCATGGTCTCCCCCCGATTGTCTTACCGACTTGCTCCTCGTACGTACGCGTCGTGCCTGGGGTTTCCGATCACCCTTCGCGGACGCGCGCCGCCGTGATCGCATCCCGCAGCGAATCGAAGACCGGCAGCATGCTCGAGACCCCCATCGCGGTGAAGACCGGACGTAGCCGGGCGTCGGGCGGCAGGACAAGCACGAGCATGCACCGGATGGTCCGCAACCGCCGCGCCACCTGCAGCAGCGTCCGAAATCCCTGGCTGTCGAAATACCGCGCCTCGCTGAGCGCCAGCACGACCGTTCCCCCCAACGCCTGCTCCGCGGCCTCCTGCAGCAGCGTCTTGAACCGGCCGGCGTTGTCCAAATCTACGTCGCCCGACACCTCGAGCACCGGCACGTCGTCGACGCGGCGGATCTGCCAGTGGTCCCAGTCGACCTCCAGCCGCCCGGACTCGCGCGCTACTGCCACACGACGCACGGGGGCCGCCGCGGGTTTGATGGACGGAGGCGCGGGGGCCGGCGGCGGCGCGGCGCGGGGGCGCAGCGGCAACGAAAACGTCACCGTCGTGCCGCCCGGCCCCGGCACGACCTGCACGTCGTCGGCCAGGGCGCGAATGAGATCGAGGCCCCGCCCGCCGTCCGTATGCGCGCGTCCCGGCCTCCACGTCCCCCGATCCCGGATCTCGACCCGCACCGCGCCGTCCTCGCGCTGCACCCGTAGGAACACCATCCCCGGCGACGCGCCGTAGGCGTGTTCGATCACGTTGTTGGCCGCCTCGCCCGAGGCGATCATGAGCGCGGAGACGACGTCTTCATCGAGATCGAGACCCCGGCTCAACTGCCGGAGGGCGTGCCGAATGAGCCGCAGGCTCGACGGCTGCGCCGGGAGCGTGAGGTCCAGGTGGTCCACGGGCTGTGGATCGACGGCGAGCGTGACGATCGCGACGTCGTCGGGCGCCGCCGTCCCGACCATGCGGGCCAGGATCGCGCGGGCCGCATCCGGCGAGCGGTCCCGTGCTTCCCGCGCGACGGTCTCGAGGAGCGCCTCATGTCCGCCGGCCGGATCACGGGTCGATTCGATCAACCCGTCGGTAATGAGCACCAGCAGCGAGCCGGGCGCGAGATCGGCCGTCCACGATGGCGCGGCGGCCGCCTCCATGAACCCCAGGGGCAGCCCGCCCGACGGCAGCGCCCGCGCGCCGTCGGGCTCGGCCAGGATCGGCGCGGGATGGCCGGCGGTCGCATAGGCGAACACGCCCGTCACGGGATCGAAGGTGCCGAAGATCGCCGTCGTCATACCCTCGTGCTCGTGGCTGAGCTTCAGCACCTGGCTCGCGATCGCGAGCACCTCGGCCGGAGGGTGGCCCTCCAGCGCCGCGGCCCGCACGGCCTGACGGACCTGACCCATCACCACCGCGGCCTCGACGCCCCGGCCCACGACATCACCGATCGCCAGCGCCACACGGCCGTCGGGAAGCCGGAAGACGTCGTACCAGTCGCCGCCCACGGCCGGCGCGCCCTCGCTCGGCACGTAGACGGCGCGGAGCCGTACCCCGGGAACGTCCGGCACCTCCGTCGGCAGCAGCGCCCGCTGCAGAGTCGCCGCCATCTGGTACTCGTTCGCATAGAGCCGCGCGCG of the bacterium genome contains:
- a CDS encoding phosphodiester glycosidase family protein gives rise to the protein MPAARRSGMSAPHRRFVQRIALIAALTLATALLCAPAYSREYERVTVSAGGRLVSAIVVRAPLSRYRLGVALAGTRVGDNAWLASIARSSGAACAINGTFFAAYAGETREPYGTLVIDGRLVHLGDFGTRLDVFDDGRVRLVPDRLQIRGSLDGNDAYPDNWYAYNLNQTPTSATGAYIYTPDRGPALGFAADLAITALGGRIVSIARDADVAIPPNGFVLALEGREVDVLGWKFRPGQRIAYAAVQDGEPLRTRFSLSAGPRLVADGAAVVDAAAEGFHDPKILAYRGTRSIIGITADRQVLLAVVGSVTIPEAAEAALGLGAVDAMNLDDNASSSLVCGGTYLVHPGRPVANALVLWPLEAP
- a CDS encoding SpoIIE family protein phosphatase, translating into MSVQPVSAQLPPTDGSASRAPVQAVRTRASRRHYALAIAQFALMVGVVIGVTALAVQLRAHLIGGPGFFLYIPLIAALAYAAGRDVGYGAALLSMIATWHFLVPHDASWPALRDALPTLGAFGIAALGAAEGFARAHEAERRRRAAAGAQAHLAAIAASSDDAIFSTSMEGVILSWNRGAERVYGYTPGDAVGRPLAMLTPAGRTDEIPRGLVRLREGDVITPLETVRMRKDGTQVEVSLTISPIKDERGRIIATSMIEHDISRRARLGRRQRLLVDLSAALSEAVTPGQVARAVVGRAMSVLGASAAAVWLVAQDGTFELIASMGYTEEFADRWRRVAPGQDRHLEEAVRTGTVVWHDIAPAEDHPRADPPAGREGGGATVPLRLHSAATGVLSLRVAGLSRADGGEAEFLLALGRQCAQAFERARLYANEYQMAATLQRALLPTEVPDVPGVRLRAVYVPSEGAPAVGGDWYDVFRLPDGRVALAIGDVVGRGVEAAVVMGQVRQAVRAAALEGHPPAEVLAIASQVLKLSHEHEGMTTAIFGTFDPVTGVFAYATAGHPAPILAEPDGARALPSGGLPLGFMEAAAAPSWTADLAPGSLLVLITDGLIESTRDPAGGHEALLETVAREARDRSPDAARAILARMVGTAAPDDVAIVTLAVDPQPVDHLDLTLPAQPSSLRLIRHALRQLSRGLDLDEDVVSALMIASGEAANNVIEHAYGASPGMVFLRVQREDGAVRVEIRDRGTWRPGRAHTDGGRGLDLIRALADDVQVVPGPGGTTVTFSLPLRPRAAPPPAPAPPSIKPAAAPVRRVAVARESGRLEVDWDHWQIRRVDDVPVLEVSGDVDLDNAGRFKTLLQEAAEQALGGTVVLALSEARYFDSQGFRTLLQVARRLRTIRCMLVLVLPPDARLRPVFTAMGVSSMLPVFDSLRDAITAARVREG